Proteins from a single region of Streptomyces griseiscabiei:
- a CDS encoding tetratricopeptide repeat protein: MADQAVDLGGARVSGTGRPAAVEAAPTDSQFLGRTRELKELRADIGRAGLNTLAGRKAPHARVLLVAGRPGYGRTALAEELVRQVTDGYPDGVLRARLTEPDGTRVPVERAARELLGELGLPTPAGADEDDLSEALREALADRRVVLLLDDAADAEQVDALLPDTPDSLVVAVSEGPLTGISDVRPCTLGGLDTKSAVELLERFSGSVRITVDPRSAEGLAEVCGAQPAALRLAGGWLAARPAAAVSDLAKQLRAEDDDSPPLARVLRLAYASLPTTAARILRLLALAPAGLVDPHIASGLAGCSVGAARTTLDDFVALGFLHRVESELPEYEVPGCLQPLLWSLAESQERPGELQLARARMLERTVRLLQSCRAITETDSPQAREKLLAMPKALRFPTPRAAEEWLRVRRPALLAAARLAVADGELDTLARRLMSQLVRAMVAHFGTQAAAPDLYDVHGLVLDVAERRDLPREQAAALLNLGDLDARTGRTKAALARYRAALDAGRRANDPYATGRAMESVGGAHQELEDYDRAADWYGRALAQRLARDEREDAARLYGRIAAAHTYAGRYGEALRNWSSALTGHRRLGDVGGQARALSEMARVQEYAGRPEEALHTCQEAAEWARRADDVRLQAAMQLRIADTLERLGDPAAAGLHRGAAERLLGDEAPDPETHEIEPEQDANACEIRSASAKD, encoded by the coding sequence GTGGCGGATCAGGCGGTGGACCTCGGGGGTGCCCGGGTGTCCGGAACAGGGCGGCCCGCGGCTGTCGAGGCCGCCCCCACGGACAGTCAGTTCCTCGGCCGGACAAGAGAGTTGAAGGAGCTGCGGGCCGACATCGGCCGGGCCGGGCTCAACACCCTCGCGGGCCGCAAGGCGCCCCACGCGCGCGTGCTGCTCGTCGCCGGCCGGCCCGGCTACGGCCGCACCGCGCTCGCCGAGGAACTCGTCCGGCAGGTTACCGACGGTTACCCGGACGGGGTGCTGCGGGCCCGGCTCACCGAGCCCGACGGCACCCGGGTACCGGTCGAGCGCGCGGCGCGGGAACTGCTCGGGGAGCTGGGGCTGCCGACGCCGGCCGGCGCCGACGAGGACGACCTCAGCGAGGCGCTGCGCGAGGCGCTGGCCGACCGCCGGGTGGTGCTCCTGCTGGACGACGCGGCCGACGCCGAGCAGGTCGACGCACTGCTCCCGGACACCCCCGACTCGCTGGTCGTGGCGGTCTCCGAGGGGCCCCTGACGGGCATCTCCGACGTCCGCCCGTGCACCCTGGGCGGACTGGACACCAAGTCCGCCGTGGAGCTGCTGGAACGCTTCAGCGGCTCGGTGCGGATCACCGTGGACCCGCGCTCGGCGGAAGGGCTCGCCGAGGTCTGCGGGGCCCAGCCCGCCGCGCTGCGGCTCGCCGGGGGCTGGCTGGCCGCCCGGCCCGCCGCCGCCGTCTCCGACCTCGCCAAGCAGTTGCGCGCCGAGGACGACGACAGCCCGCCGCTCGCCAGGGTCCTCAGACTGGCGTACGCCTCGCTGCCGACCACCGCCGCCCGGATACTGCGACTCCTCGCGCTCGCCCCGGCGGGCCTGGTCGACCCGCACATCGCCTCCGGGCTCGCCGGCTGCTCGGTCGGCGCGGCCCGCACCACGCTGGACGACTTCGTGGCCCTCGGATTCCTGCACCGGGTCGAGTCGGAGCTGCCCGAGTACGAGGTCCCCGGCTGCCTCCAGCCGCTGCTGTGGTCCCTCGCCGAGAGCCAGGAACGGCCGGGCGAACTGCAGCTGGCCCGCGCGCGGATGCTGGAGCGGACGGTACGGCTGCTGCAGTCCTGCCGGGCCATCACCGAGACCGACAGCCCGCAGGCCCGCGAGAAACTCCTCGCGATGCCCAAGGCGCTGCGGTTCCCGACCCCCCGGGCCGCCGAGGAGTGGCTGCGGGTGCGCCGGCCCGCGCTGCTGGCCGCGGCCCGGCTCGCGGTCGCCGACGGGGAGCTGGACACCCTCGCCAGACGGCTGATGTCCCAGCTGGTCCGGGCCATGGTGGCGCACTTCGGCACCCAGGCCGCCGCCCCCGACCTGTACGACGTCCACGGGCTGGTCCTCGATGTCGCCGAGCGCCGCGACCTGCCCCGCGAACAGGCGGCGGCCCTGCTGAACCTCGGCGACCTCGACGCCAGGACCGGCCGTACGAAGGCGGCGCTGGCCCGCTACCGGGCCGCGCTCGACGCCGGACGGCGGGCGAACGACCCGTACGCCACCGGCCGCGCGATGGAATCCGTAGGCGGTGCCCACCAGGAGCTGGAGGACTACGACCGGGCCGCCGACTGGTACGGCAGGGCGCTCGCCCAGCGGCTCGCCCGGGACGAGCGCGAGGACGCCGCCCGGCTGTACGGCCGGATCGCCGCCGCGCACACCTACGCGGGCCGCTACGGCGAGGCGCTGCGCAACTGGAGCTCGGCGCTCACCGGGCACCGCAGGCTCGGTGATGTGGGCGGCCAGGCAAGGGCGTTGAGCGAGATGGCACGGGTCCAGGAGTACGCGGGGCGGCCCGAGGAGGCGCTGCACACCTGCCAGGAGGCGGCCGAGTGGGCGCGCCGCGCCGACGACGTCCGGCTGCAGGCCGCGATGCAGCTCCGGATCGCCGACACCCTGGAGCGGCTCGGCGACCCGGCGGCGGCCGGGCTGCACCGGGGAGCCGCCGAGCGGCTGCTCGGCGACGAGGCCCCGGACCCCGAAACCCATGAGATCGAGCCGGAACAGGACGCTAACGCCTGCGAAATCCGTAGTGCATCCGCGAAAGATTGA
- a CDS encoding NUDIX domain-containing protein has translation MTIKDTAEEWEIRASGTPFVGKKTSVRTDDVVMPDGSVVRRDYQVHPGSVAVLAVDDQDRVLVIRQYRHPVRERLWEIPAGLLDVPGENPLHAAQRELYEEAHVKAEEWRVLTDVYTTPGGCDEAVRIFLARDLSEAEGRKFEVEDEEADMELARVPLDELVRGVFAGELHNNCLVVGVLSLVAARSGDGVEALRAAEAPWPARPFES, from the coding sequence ATGACGATCAAGGACACCGCCGAGGAGTGGGAGATCCGGGCGAGCGGGACGCCGTTCGTCGGCAAGAAGACCTCCGTGCGCACCGACGACGTGGTCATGCCCGACGGGTCGGTCGTCCGCCGCGACTACCAGGTCCACCCCGGATCGGTGGCCGTCCTCGCCGTCGACGACCAGGACCGCGTGCTGGTCATCCGGCAGTACCGCCACCCGGTCCGTGAGCGGCTGTGGGAGATTCCGGCCGGGCTGCTGGACGTGCCGGGGGAGAACCCGCTGCACGCCGCCCAGCGGGAGCTGTACGAGGAGGCGCACGTCAAGGCCGAGGAGTGGCGGGTGCTGACCGACGTCTACACCACGCCCGGCGGCTGCGACGAGGCCGTGCGGATCTTCCTGGCGCGGGACCTCTCCGAGGCCGAGGGCCGGAAGTTCGAGGTGGAGGACGAGGAGGCCGACATGGAGTTGGCCCGGGTGCCGCTGGACGAGCTGGTGCGGGGGGTGTTCGCGGGGGAGCTGCACAACAACTGCCTCGTGGTGGGGGTGCTTTCGCTGGTCGCCGCGCGGAGCGGGGACGGGGTGGAGGCGCTGCGGGCGGCCGAGGCGCCGTGGCCCGCGCGGCCGTTCGAGTCCTGA
- a CDS encoding CTP synthase yields the protein MPPAAFRNTTTKHIFVTGGVASSLGKGLTASSLGMLLKARGLRVVMQKLDPYLNVDPGTMNPFQHGEVFVTNDGAETDLDIGHYERFLDRDLDGSANVTTGQVYNTVIAKERRGEYLGDTVQVIPHITNEIKHRIRRMASDEVDVVITEVGGTVGDIESLPFLETVRQVRHEVGRDNVFVVHISLLPYIGPSGELKTKPTQHSVAALRNIGIQPDAIVLRCDREVPAAIKRKISLMCDVDEAAVVACPDARSIYDIPKTVHGEGLDAYVVRKLDLPFRDVDWTTWDDLLDRVHNPLHEINLALVGKYIDLPDAYLSVTEALRAGGFANKARVKIKWVTSDDCKTPAGAAAQLADVDAICIPGGFGDRGVSGKVGAIRYARENRIPLLGLCLGLQCIVIEAARNLADIPDANSTEFDSATAHPVISTMAEQLDIVAGEGDMGGTMRLGMYPAKLAEGSIVREVYDGKEYVEERHRHRYEVNNAYRGELEKKAGLQFTGTSPDGKLVEYVEYPREVHPYLVATQAHPELRSRPTRPHPLFAGLVKAAVERKTGK from the coding sequence ATGCCGCCCGCTGCTTTTCGAAACACGACGACCAAGCACATCTTCGTCACCGGGGGTGTCGCCTCCTCGCTCGGCAAGGGCCTGACCGCCTCCAGCCTCGGCATGCTGCTCAAGGCCCGTGGTCTGCGCGTCGTGATGCAGAAGCTCGACCCGTACCTCAACGTCGACCCCGGCACGATGAACCCCTTCCAGCACGGTGAGGTGTTCGTCACCAACGACGGCGCCGAGACCGACCTGGACATCGGCCACTACGAGCGCTTCCTCGACCGCGACCTGGACGGCTCGGCCAATGTCACCACCGGCCAGGTCTACAACACGGTCATCGCCAAGGAGCGGCGCGGCGAGTACCTGGGCGACACCGTCCAGGTCATCCCGCACATCACCAACGAGATCAAGCACCGCATCCGGCGGATGGCCTCCGACGAGGTCGACGTCGTCATCACCGAGGTCGGCGGCACGGTCGGCGACATCGAGTCGCTGCCGTTCCTGGAGACCGTCCGCCAGGTCCGGCACGAGGTCGGCCGTGACAACGTCTTCGTCGTCCACATCTCGCTCCTGCCGTACATCGGGCCGTCGGGAGAGCTGAAGACGAAGCCGACCCAGCACTCGGTTGCGGCGCTGCGCAACATCGGTATCCAGCCGGACGCGATCGTGCTGCGCTGCGACCGCGAGGTGCCCGCCGCGATCAAGCGCAAGATCTCCCTGATGTGCGACGTCGACGAGGCCGCCGTGGTGGCCTGTCCCGACGCCCGCTCGATCTACGACATCCCGAAGACCGTGCACGGCGAGGGCCTGGACGCCTATGTCGTCCGCAAGCTGGACCTGCCGTTCCGCGACGTGGACTGGACGACCTGGGACGACCTGCTCGACCGGGTCCACAACCCGCTGCACGAGATCAACCTGGCGCTGGTCGGCAAGTACATCGACCTGCCCGACGCCTACCTCTCGGTCACCGAGGCGCTGCGCGCGGGCGGCTTCGCCAACAAGGCCCGGGTGAAGATCAAGTGGGTCACCTCGGACGACTGCAAGACCCCGGCCGGCGCCGCGGCCCAGCTCGCCGACGTCGACGCCATCTGCATCCCCGGCGGCTTCGGCGACCGCGGTGTCTCCGGCAAGGTCGGCGCCATCCGCTACGCCCGCGAGAACCGCATCCCGCTGCTCGGCCTCTGTCTGGGCCTGCAGTGCATCGTGATCGAGGCCGCGCGCAACCTGGCCGACATCCCGGACGCCAACTCCACCGAGTTCGACTCCGCCACCGCCCACCCGGTCATCTCCACCATGGCCGAGCAGCTCGACATCGTCGCCGGTGAGGGCGACATGGGCGGCACGATGCGCCTCGGCATGTACCCGGCGAAGCTGGCCGAGGGGTCGATCGTGCGCGAGGTGTACGACGGCAAGGAGTACGTCGAGGAGCGCCACCGCCACCGCTACGAGGTGAACAACGCCTACCGCGGGGAACTGGAGAAGAAGGCCGGTCTGCAGTTCACCGGGACCTCGCCCGACGGCAAGCTCGTCGAGTACGTCGAGTACCCGCGCGAGGTCCACCCGTACCTGGTCGCGACCCAGGCGCACCCCGAGCTGCGCTCCCGTCCGACCCGTCCGCACCCGCTGTTCGCGGGGCTGGTGAAGGCGGCCGTGGAGCGCAAGACCGGTAAGTAG
- a CDS encoding glycoside hydrolase family 15 protein, with amino-acid sequence MAGRIEDYALIGDMQTAALVCRDGTVDWLCLPRFDSHAVFAGLLGTEEHGFWRLGPAHAADAEPPTASRRRYRGDSLILESEWDTPRGTVRVTDFMPPRDGAPQVIRIVEGVSGRVPMRSALRMRFSYGRVVPWVHKHEGRTVAVAGPDSVWFDTECETYGKALTTYADFTVTPGERIAFTISWEPSHKQPPALPEPEPSLVATEEFWRDWVDQCTYHGPYREAVIRSLITLKALTYAPTGGIVAAPTTSLPEHIGGVRNWDYRYTWLRDAAITLSSLLRTGYRDEARAWREWLLRAVAGDPENLQIMYGIAGERELGEAELEWLPGYENSGPVRVGNGAAHQLQLDVYGEVTEALHLAHMTGLARNDYASLLQLKLIRYLEDHWDEPDEGIWEVRGPRRHFVHSKVMAWVAVDRTIKLIESGDADGPLEKWRELRDDIHRDVCEKGYDKERNTFTQSYGSKELDASLLLIPQMGFLPPDDKRVIGTIEAIQRELSTPDGFILRYPTSGEEEGVDGLPGDEGAFLACSFWMADDLAMIGRVDEARKLFEKLLSLRNDLGLLAEEWDPVLKRQVGNFPQAFSHVPLIDTALRLTASGAYGG; translated from the coding sequence GTGGCCGGGCGCATCGAAGACTACGCACTCATCGGAGACATGCAGACAGCGGCGCTGGTCTGCCGGGACGGCACGGTCGATTGGCTGTGCCTGCCCCGCTTCGACTCCCACGCCGTCTTCGCCGGACTGCTCGGCACCGAGGAACACGGGTTCTGGAGACTGGGTCCCGCGCACGCCGCGGACGCGGAGCCGCCGACGGCCTCCCGCCGCCGGTACCGCGGCGACTCGCTGATCCTGGAATCCGAGTGGGACACCCCGCGCGGCACGGTCCGTGTGACGGACTTCATGCCGCCGCGTGACGGCGCCCCCCAGGTGATCCGGATCGTGGAGGGCGTCAGCGGCCGGGTGCCGATGCGCTCGGCGCTGCGGATGCGGTTCTCGTACGGCCGGGTGGTGCCCTGGGTGCACAAGCACGAGGGGCGCACGGTGGCCGTCGCCGGACCGGACTCGGTGTGGTTCGACACCGAGTGCGAGACCTACGGCAAGGCGCTGACCACGTACGCCGACTTCACGGTGACCCCGGGCGAGCGGATCGCGTTCACGATCTCCTGGGAGCCCTCGCACAAGCAGCCCCCGGCGCTCCCCGAGCCCGAGCCCTCGCTCGTCGCCACGGAGGAGTTCTGGCGCGACTGGGTGGATCAGTGCACGTACCACGGCCCGTACCGCGAGGCCGTGATCCGCTCGCTGATCACGCTGAAGGCCCTGACGTACGCCCCGACCGGCGGCATCGTCGCCGCGCCGACCACCTCCCTCCCGGAGCACATCGGCGGCGTCCGCAACTGGGACTACCGCTACACCTGGCTGCGCGACGCGGCCATCACCCTCTCCTCGCTGCTGCGCACGGGCTACCGCGACGAGGCCCGCGCCTGGCGCGAGTGGCTGCTGCGGGCGGTCGCCGGCGACCCGGAGAACCTGCAGATCATGTACGGCATCGCCGGTGAACGGGAGCTGGGCGAGGCCGAGCTGGAGTGGCTGCCCGGGTACGAGAATTCGGGCCCGGTCCGGGTCGGCAACGGCGCGGCCCACCAGCTCCAGCTGGACGTGTACGGCGAGGTCACCGAGGCCCTGCACCTGGCCCACATGACGGGCCTGGCCCGCAACGACTACGCCTCCCTGCTCCAGCTGAAGCTGATCCGCTACCTGGAGGACCACTGGGACGAGCCGGACGAGGGCATCTGGGAGGTGCGCGGCCCGCGCCGTCACTTCGTGCACTCCAAGGTCATGGCCTGGGTCGCCGTGGACCGCACGATCAAGCTCATCGAGTCCGGTGACGCGGACGGCCCGCTGGAGAAGTGGCGCGAGCTGCGCGACGACATCCACCGGGACGTGTGCGAGAAGGGCTACGACAAGGAGCGCAACACCTTCACCCAGTCGTACGGCTCGAAGGAGCTGGACGCCTCGCTGCTGCTCATCCCGCAGATGGGCTTCCTGCCGCCGGACGACAAGCGGGTGATCGGCACCATCGAGGCGATCCAGCGGGAGCTGTCGACCCCGGACGGCTTCATCCTGCGCTACCCGACCTCCGGCGAGGAGGAGGGCGTGGACGGCCTGCCCGGCGACGAGGGCGCGTTCCTGGCCTGCTCGTTCTGGATGGCCGACGATCTGGCGATGATCGGCCGGGTGGACGAGGCCCGCAAGCTGTTCGAGAAGCTGCTGTCGCTCCGCAACGACCTGGGCCTCCTCGCCGAGGAGTGGGACCCGGTGCTCAAGCGCCAGGTGGGCAACTTCCCGCAGGCGTTCAGCCATGTTCCGCTGATCGACACGGCCCTGCGGCTGACCGCCTCGGGGGCGTACGGCGGCTGA
- a CDS encoding FAD-binding oxidoreductase, whose protein sequence is MAPLSKAHAALTALREDLTGDVFAPEDPGYDDARAVFNAMIDRRPAVIAQCADETDVVRSVRFARDLDLPVAIRGGGHSVAGMALNDNGLVIDLRRMHTVTVDPGSMSARIEGGATMSHLDRATEPHRLATTGGRASTTGVGGFVLGGGSGWLDRAFGLAVDNLLAVDLVTADGQQVRASAEENPDLFWALHGGGGNFGVATSLTLRLHDLPAFAIALLLYRPEHGPEVTRVYREVIETGPREASGGVLYMTGPPEEFVPGHLVGELTCAVLLTYAGTEEDMRKTAQPLLALPHEAEIVGAMPYADVQCMIDDPPGMRNYWSAEYLTGLPDELVEVFATRAWTMPVPTGTQHILFPLGGAIAEGPADYPVPYRGSPWAVHPFGIWDDPADDERCVRWVRDVRADVRPWSTGAVYLNFTGDEGADRVVAGHGVDDHRRLTAVKTQYDPDNVFRFNHNIPPA, encoded by the coding sequence ATGGCTCCCCTCTCGAAGGCGCACGCGGCCCTCACCGCCCTGCGCGAGGACCTCACCGGCGATGTGTTCGCCCCGGAGGATCCGGGCTACGACGACGCCCGCGCGGTCTTCAACGCCATGATCGACCGACGTCCGGCCGTGATCGCGCAGTGCGCGGACGAGACCGATGTCGTCCGTTCCGTGCGCTTCGCCCGTGACCTCGACCTGCCGGTCGCGATACGCGGCGGCGGCCACAGCGTGGCCGGAATGGCTCTCAACGACAACGGGCTCGTCATCGATCTGCGCCGGATGCACACGGTCACGGTCGACCCCGGATCGATGAGCGCCCGGATCGAGGGCGGCGCCACCATGAGCCATCTCGACCGCGCCACCGAACCCCACCGTCTGGCGACCACCGGCGGCCGGGCGTCCACCACGGGCGTCGGCGGCTTCGTCCTCGGCGGCGGCAGCGGCTGGCTGGACCGCGCCTTCGGACTCGCCGTCGACAACCTGCTCGCCGTCGACCTGGTGACCGCCGACGGACAGCAGGTCCGCGCGAGCGCCGAGGAGAACCCGGACCTCTTCTGGGCCCTGCACGGCGGCGGCGGCAACTTCGGCGTGGCCACCTCGCTCACCCTCCGGCTGCACGACCTGCCCGCCTTCGCCATCGCCCTGCTGCTCTACCGCCCGGAACACGGCCCCGAGGTGACGCGTGTGTACCGCGAGGTCATCGAGACCGGCCCCCGGGAGGCGAGCGGCGGTGTCCTCTACATGACCGGCCCGCCCGAGGAGTTCGTGCCCGGACATCTGGTGGGCGAGCTCACCTGCGCCGTCCTGCTGACGTACGCGGGCACCGAGGAGGACATGCGCAAGACGGCCCAGCCGCTGCTGGCGCTGCCGCACGAGGCCGAGATCGTCGGCGCGATGCCGTACGCGGACGTGCAGTGCATGATCGACGACCCGCCGGGCATGCGGAACTACTGGTCGGCGGAGTATCTGACCGGTCTGCCGGACGAGTTGGTGGAGGTGTTCGCCACGCGCGCGTGGACGATGCCCGTGCCCACCGGCACCCAGCACATCCTGTTCCCGCTGGGCGGCGCGATCGCCGAGGGCCCCGCCGACTACCCCGTGCCCTACCGCGGCTCCCCCTGGGCCGTGCATCCGTTCGGCATCTGGGACGACCCGGCGGACGACGAGCGCTGCGTCCGGTGGGTACGGGACGTCCGCGCCGACGTACGGCCGTGGAGCACCGGCGCGGTGTACCTCAACTTCACCGGCGACGAGGGCGCCGACCGGGTCGTGGCCGGGCACGGGGTCGACGACCACCGGCGGCTGACCGCGGTGAAGACCCAGTACGACCCCGACAACGTCTTCCGCTTCAACCACAACATCCCGCCGGCCTGA
- a CDS encoding PucR family transcriptional regulator — MDTRDSHAPGDGREARGGITVRRALELPGLRGGLPEILAGADRLQRTVRWVHTGEVPNIASLLKGGELLLTTGYGLGTRPADQRAFVRTLAERGIAALVVELGPRFARLPAALVETARSAGLPLVQLHREVAFVTVTEEIHTEIVNGHYALLQQAEEVHRRCTKALLGGGGVPQVLALLADFSGNPVFLETPDGQLLYAAGTGPADTDPLQVWEGLRDRHQDAPPAGAALVDVPGGGPGTGSVRARLVLLPVVAPLAPVHRMAAERAAGILAVVLMQARQEEELAARGRGDFLTDLAEGRVRAEDAPAQARVLGFKPGGGPLLPVVMRLADGLAPGGGWAVLARAVAEELASVGVPALLGVRPVEGRVPLLLGLRAESERPAVADKVAAALRAGVERAGMRRPGGGPPVVVVGVPGGWAAASAGLRHAAETATAAQGLADRPWYDARRLDIDLLLWRLRDHPDLAAFVDRAIGPLRDHDDRARPPLLPTLETYLAHAGRKAETARELHLNRQTLYNRLARIGELLGTDLDDPQTVLALSLALRARRHAG, encoded by the coding sequence ATGGACACCCGTGACAGCCACGCACCAGGTGACGGCCGCGAGGCGCGGGGCGGTATCACCGTGCGGCGGGCGCTGGAGCTGCCCGGACTGCGGGGCGGGCTGCCGGAGATCCTGGCGGGCGCCGACCGGCTGCAGCGGACCGTGCGCTGGGTGCACACGGGCGAGGTCCCGAACATCGCCTCGCTCCTCAAGGGCGGCGAGCTGCTGCTGACCACCGGGTACGGGCTCGGCACCCGCCCCGCCGACCAGCGCGCGTTCGTACGGACCCTCGCCGAGCGCGGTATCGCGGCCCTGGTCGTCGAACTGGGCCCGCGTTTCGCCCGGCTCCCGGCCGCCCTGGTCGAGACGGCGCGCTCGGCCGGTCTCCCGCTGGTCCAGCTCCACCGCGAGGTGGCCTTCGTGACGGTCACCGAGGAGATCCACACCGAGATCGTCAACGGGCACTACGCGCTCCTCCAGCAGGCCGAGGAGGTCCACCGCCGCTGCACCAAGGCCCTGCTCGGCGGGGGCGGTGTCCCCCAGGTCCTCGCGCTCCTGGCCGACTTCAGCGGCAACCCGGTCTTCCTGGAGACCCCCGACGGACAGCTCCTGTACGCCGCCGGGACCGGCCCCGCGGACACCGACCCGCTCCAGGTGTGGGAGGGGCTGCGCGACCGGCACCAGGACGCGCCGCCGGCCGGGGCTGCCCTCGTCGACGTGCCCGGCGGCGGCCCCGGCACCGGCTCGGTACGGGCCCGGCTGGTCCTCCTGCCCGTCGTCGCCCCCCTGGCGCCCGTGCACCGGATGGCCGCGGAGCGCGCGGCCGGCATCCTCGCCGTCGTGCTGATGCAGGCCCGGCAGGAGGAGGAGCTGGCGGCGCGCGGGCGGGGCGACTTCCTGACCGACCTCGCCGAGGGCCGCGTCCGGGCCGAGGACGCCCCCGCCCAGGCCCGCGTCCTCGGCTTCAAGCCGGGCGGCGGCCCCCTGCTGCCCGTCGTGATGCGGCTCGCCGACGGGCTGGCTCCGGGCGGCGGCTGGGCCGTCCTGGCCCGCGCGGTGGCCGAGGAGCTGGCCTCCGTGGGCGTGCCCGCCCTGCTCGGCGTACGCCCCGTGGAGGGCCGTGTGCCGCTGCTGCTGGGGCTGCGCGCGGAGTCGGAGCGCCCGGCGGTGGCCGACAAGGTCGCGGCGGCGCTCAGGGCCGGTGTGGAGCGGGCCGGGATGCGGCGGCCGGGCGGCGGGCCGCCCGTGGTGGTCGTCGGGGTGCCCGGCGGCTGGGCCGCCGCCTCGGCGGGCCTGCGGCACGCGGCGGAGACGGCGACGGCCGCGCAGGGCCTGGCCGACCGCCCCTGGTACGACGCCCGGCGCCTGGACATCGACCTGCTGCTGTGGCGGCTGCGCGACCACCCCGACCTGGCCGCCTTCGTGGACCGGGCGATCGGTCCCCTGCGCGACCACGACGACCGCGCCAGGCCCCCGCTGCTGCCCACGCTGGAGACCTATCTCGCGCACGCCGGCCGCAAGGCGGAGACCGCCCGCGAGCTGCACCTCAACCGCCAGACCCTCTACAACCGGCTGGCCCGTATCGGCGAACTGCTCGGCACCGACCTGGACGACCCGCAGACCGTGCTGGCCCTGAGTCTGGCGCTACGGGCCCGCAGACACGCCGGCTGA
- a CDS encoding glycosyltransferase family 4 protein: protein MSHVSSHSPPGQSPLRTVQVLGGGSAVSSAHVRSLASGLVARGVRVTVCAPSDTDGLYDFTGVGAHHVHVPRSSDPASVASLRSACADADLVHAHGLHAGFRATLALGRRTTPLVVTLHTRSYAEGARAHLLRLLERRVAKAAAVVLGTSSDLVDRARSRGARDARLAAVGLPAPRRADSGDDAERPASKVRAELGATDRPLLMAVGTLDQYRGHETLLDAARSWRRLDPPPLLVVAGEGPLRSVLQRRIEDEELPVRLVGRRDDVSELIAAADLVLLPGGPEARSVLAQEALHARVPLVAATVGSLPDLVGDAAELVPYGDARALATAVVRLLDDPARREALRDRGTRQAATWPTEDETVAQVLSVYDELTRPRPLG from the coding sequence GTGAGCCACGTGAGCAGCCACTCACCGCCCGGCCAGTCGCCGCTGCGAACCGTGCAAGTGCTCGGCGGCGGCAGCGCGGTGAGTAGCGCGCATGTGCGATCGCTGGCCTCGGGTCTGGTCGCCCGGGGCGTGCGGGTCACGGTGTGCGCCCCCTCCGACACCGACGGGCTGTACGACTTCACCGGCGTCGGCGCCCACCACGTCCACGTGCCCCGCAGCAGCGACCCCGCCTCGGTGGCCAGTCTGCGCAGCGCCTGCGCCGACGCCGACCTGGTCCACGCGCACGGCCTGCACGCCGGCTTCCGCGCCACCCTCGCACTCGGCCGGCGCACCACCCCGCTCGTCGTCACCCTGCACACACGCTCCTACGCGGAAGGGGCGCGGGCGCATCTGCTGCGGCTGCTGGAGCGGCGGGTCGCCAAGGCCGCCGCCGTGGTCCTCGGCACCTCCTCCGACCTGGTCGACCGGGCCCGCAGCCGGGGCGCGCGCGACGCCCGGCTCGCCGCCGTCGGCCTGCCCGCGCCGCGCAGGGCCGACTCCGGCGACGACGCGGAGCGGCCCGCCTCCAAGGTCCGCGCCGAACTGGGCGCCACCGACCGCCCGTTGCTGATGGCCGTCGGCACGCTCGACCAGTACCGGGGACACGAGACACTGCTCGACGCCGCCCGGTCGTGGCGCCGCCTCGACCCGCCGCCGCTGCTGGTCGTCGCGGGCGAGGGGCCGCTGCGGAGCGTCCTGCAGCGGCGCATCGAGGACGAGGAACTGCCCGTCCGGCTGGTCGGGCGGCGCGACGACGTCTCCGAACTGATCGCCGCCGCCGACCTCGTCCTGCTGCCCGGCGGCCCCGAGGCCCGCTCCGTCCTCGCGCAGGAGGCGCTCCACGCGCGCGTGCCGCTCGTCGCCGCCACCGTCGGCTCACTGCCCGACCTCGTCGGCGACGCCGCCGAACTCGTCCCGTACGGCGACGCGAGGGCGCTCGCCACGGCCGTCGTACGCCTGCTCGACGACCCCGCCCGTCGCGAGGCGCTGCGGGACCGGGGCACCCGGCAGGCCGCGACCTGGCCGACCGAGGACGAGACCGTCGCCCAGGTGCTCAGCGTCTACGACGAGTTGACACGGCCGAGGCCGCTCGGCTGA